The genomic interval AACATACTGCTGAAATTATTGAAGAACAAAAATTTCAACTTACTGGTTTAGTTAATAGTACACAGTTGGTGGAACTCGGTAATTTAATGGGTTTACAGTACATGATTACTGGAAATGTGAGATCAGATGGGGAAAACAGAACAGTTTCTCTCAAATTGTTATCGATTGAGAAGGGAAGTTATACAAAATCCGCCAGTGAGACTGAAAGAATAAGAGTTTATTATTATAAGCCAAATGGAGAGCAGCATCCTTATCGACATTTCTTAGAGAATAATGCCGACAAGGTTATGGATAGCCTGCTTAAAATATATTCTGCAGAAGAGGTAAAACCATGGGCACCGACGCCCTTGAGTCACCCATTCAACAAAGAAACAGGAACACTTACTGATTCGCGTGATGGTAAAGTGTATAAGACGACAACCATTGGTGAACAAACCTGGATGGCTGAAAATTTGAATTTTAAAATGGAAGAGGGTATTAGAGGAACACGCTACTATGCGCCCAAATGGAATGGCAGGTATTATACTTGGGAAGCAGCTCAAAAAGCTTGCCCTGACGGTTGGCATGTACCCTCCAAAGAAGAATTTCAAGAACTGTTCAATTTTATTAGTGATGAATATGGTCCCATGCCCACTTCTGACATCGCCTGGTATCTCAAATCACAAGAACGCTGGGAAAAAGGCAAAACTGGCACAGATGTTTTCGGTTTTAATGCCATTCCCTCAGGCTATCAAAAGGACGGCGACTGGAACCATTTAGATGAAGCGGCCTATTATTGGACTGCTAACAGCGAGGGTGAAAATGACTATGTATATTCCACGATGTATTATAGTTATTCCTCAAATAGGTTTTCATATGGTTCAACAATGGTAGATCCCTATTCCATAGGGAAAATGGCCAAAAAGTTTTTTGTAAATTTTTGGGAGTTGGCTCAAGGACACAGATGGAGTAGAGTCAGACGACATGAACACATTTATTACTGCTCTGTTCGGTGTGTCAAAGACTAAGCTTCATCACCAGGCGCTTCTTTCAAAACTGGACATTTTTTGGACACTCGTCCCTGTAACTGCCTGATACATAGAACAAAGCAAGGTACTGAAAAGCCCAGCATCTGCCTGGCGTAGCTTGCAAAGCGAAGAAAGATTTTCGCGTTAGTTATTCAAGCAAACTGCCTTGCCGGCTTATCATTCTGAAGGGAATCATGAATAGAAATATCCTGAGTTTATGTGTTATTCTGGTCATGTCCATGACCATGAGTACAAACCTGATTGCAGCAACCAGAACCGTTGGAGCAAGCGGATACGATTACACCACAGTTACCGCCGCAATTTCTGCTGCAAGTAATGGTGATATTATTGATGTGTACGGTACGCTTACTGAATCAAATATTTCTGTTGGCAAAGATCTAACAATCCAGGGACAGGGAACGGAAACCACTATTATTCAGGCGCATGCTTCAGCAAAAACTGCCGATTATAGAGTTTTTACTGTTTTTTCAGGCCGCACGGTGACTATCAAGGAGATGACCATCCAGAATGGGTATGCCACAATTGCCGAGGAGGGTGATATAGTCGAAGGTGGTGGCATTAATAATTCCGGGACCTTAACGATCACAAATTGTGTTGTGAGCGACAATGCCAATGACGGTAGCGACGACGGTACCGATGCAGATGGTGGTGGAATTTATAACTCAGGGACACTCACAATTGAGAATTGTACTGTGAATGGAAATCATGCAGGAGATGGCAGAAACGGGGGTGGGATTTATAACTCAGGTACGCTTTCGCTTACGAACTGTACTGTTAATGGAAATGATTTTGGCGCAGAAAGCGACGGAAATGGTGGCGGTATCTATAACACCTCAACCCTTACAACGACCAACTGCACAATTAGTGGGAATAGTGCCGCGGATGGCGGTGGGATCTACAATACTTCATCGCTTACAATAACCAACTGCACCCTCAGTCAAAATATTGCAGGCATAGATGCTGGATCAGGTAATGGTGGTGGGATCTACAATAGTGCCGGTACCGTTTATATCAAAAACACCTTGCTTGCCGACAATTCCATTAATGAAGAATCAGCTGACGACTTTAAAAATATTACAGGAGCAACAGTCACCGACAATGGCTACAACATTGTGGAAGTCAGCGCTGGATATACCTTTAGTGCCACTGGAGATCTTACCGGAGAGCAAGCCAGCCTCAATCTCAATTCAACCCTTGCAGACAACACTACACTATTTGGTACAAAAACCCTCAAAACGACCAGCTCAAGCGTAGCAATCAATGCAGGGAGTAGTAGTGGTGCCAACAATGGCGTGGATCCACCAGCGCATGACCAGCGAGGTGCCAGCCGAAACGGATCGACAGATATTGGCGCCTATGAATATCATGCTGATGATGGTTCTTTTCCTGTAAAAGTCACCAGTCTTGCAGATGACGGTGGTAACGATTTAGTAACCCTGAGAGAAGCAATCAATGGTATCAGTGCTGGAGGTGAATTCACATTCACGGTTACCGGAACGATTACACTCACATCAGAATTAGCCATTAACAAAAATATGACGATCACCGGTCCTGGAGTAGATCAACTTTCTGTAGATGGTAACGATGCTTGCAGAGTATTTTTGATAGGTACATCCACCACGAATCCCAGTGTCACAATAAGCGATTTGACGATAACCAATGGCAACACTGCAACCGCAGCAAATAATGATGGTGCTGGAGTTTACAATTACAGTGACAGTTTAACGCTAGAAAACTGTACAATAAGTGAGAGTAGTGCTGATTATGGTGCTGGCATGTACAACAATGCCGAAGAAAATGCCGCCAGCCCCGTTCTGACCAACTGCACTATAAGCGGAAATACGGCTGCTGAAGATGGAGGAGGCATGTACAACTACTCTAGTTCTTCGAGTGCTGCTTCCAGTCCTTCCCTGACAAACTGCACAATAAGTGATAACAGTGCCGACAGCTTTGGCGGTGGGATGTTTAACTGTGGTTCCGACGCTACCTCCAGTCCAAACCTGACAAGATGTACGATAACAGGGAACAGTGCCGCTTCAGGAGGTGGGATGTACAACGATGGTAGTTCGGAGGGTGTCAGCAGCCCCAGCTTGACCAACTGCATTATTAGTGGAAATAGCGCCAGTGATGACGGTGGCGGGATGTACAACTGGGCGGAAGAGGAGGAACCCGAGGGAGACCCCGAACCAGGAGGACATGCTAGCCCAAGTCTGTCGAGCTGCACGATCAGTGGGAATAAAGCGGGTGCAAATGGTGGGGGTATGTACAACTATCAGTCCTACTCTGGTACTTCCAGCCCTGACCTGACCAATTGTATTTTGTGGGGGAATGCTGCTACTACTGCCGGGAATGAGGTCTATAATGATTCAGCTACACCAACTTATACCTACTGCGATATTGAAGGTAGTGGAGGTAGCGGCAGTTGGGAAAGTGCATTTGGCACAAATAGTGGTAACAATATCGATTCAGACCCAAAATTTGAGACTGAACCAAATCCGGCTCTCGCCCCCCAAGTAGTGGATGACAGCGATTTACTCCTCACCAATGGAAGCCCATGCCTGGGTACGGGGAGCGTCCCTGGATCTGCCCCATCTAATGATAGGGATACCCGTTCACGTCCATTGCCGGCAAGCGCTTCCTACGTGGATATGGGCGCTTATGAGCAATATGATACCGATGCATCTCTGCCAGTTACACTTTGTTGTTTCACTTGTGTAGTTAAGAACGAAAGTATTGTGCTCGAATGGCAAACCAGCGTTGAAATCGAGAATCAGGGCTTTATTATATCTCGTAGAACCAGCACAACTTCCTGGTTAGAAATAGCCTCCTTCACTGACAATGAAAAGCTCGAAGGACATAGGTCTACCACAACTTCTCATGACTATCGTTATTGTGATTCAGATGTAAAAGAAGGGGTCCACTATGCCTATATGCTGTCAGATATAGATTATAGGGGTACCCGACTTGACCATGATAATCTTATTCAGGAAATTACATTTGTGAATTCTGAGAAGTTGGTTCGACCAAATGCTTTTAAGCTCATCAGTATTTATCCTAACCCCTTTAATCCTAGTACAACGGTTAGCTACGAACTTCATGAAGCGACTAAGGTGCATTTATCTATTTATGGTATTACAGGCAAACTGGTAAAAACTTTGGCCGTGGGGAAGCAACCTGCTGGATATTATGATGTCCGATGGAATGGCCTGGATGATTCAGGGAATCATGTAGGTACAGGGGTATATTTCGCACGGCTTCAAGCAGGGGATTTCGGCCAGACGATTAAGATGCTGTACCTGAAATAGTATCAAATGATACCTCCGGTGTTGAGACAGTTAAGATACTGTCAATTTCCCTTGGTGTCATATGATACTAACTAACAATAACAGCATTTTTTAACCAACCAAAATCCGCTTGCCTGGCGTAGCTTGGAAAGTGTAGAAAACCAGTCATTTCTGACAACTTTTTATATATTTTATTGCCATAAGGAATCAGCTTTGTTTAAGGATAATAACCCAAGTACTCCGTGTTGTTTATAGAATTAAAATCAGGATGCATATACAATAAGTTGAATCTGTTAATCAGATTTTAGTATACGATGGATGGCATTCAGATCAATCGCTATTTCCAAAGGATATAATATGCAAAAAGAGATAACTAAAAGCGGTTCGTTTCTGGGTAACCGATGAAGATGGGCAGCTGGTTGAATTGGTAAAATTGATCGCTGGATAACAGAGAGGTCAGAAATGTTGAGAATCTATCTTTTGCTCGTATTTATGTTGATCAATAATACTACCGATTGTCAGTCGCTGAAGTGGGAAAACCACTCCGGCGGACAACTCGCCAACCATACCAGCCCAAATAGCATGTTCCCTCACCCCCAGCGGACAGCCGGACACACATACCGTGATAGTCTCTATCGTTTTGAGGAGCACTATAATGATTCCTCCATCGCTCTTTTCATTCCTTCAGGGTACAGGCAAACAAATTCTGTGGATCTGGTATTCTATTTCCATGGCTGGGGAAATAACATTGATAAGTCCATAGAAAAATTCCGCTTGCTGGAACAGTTTACAGCCAGTCGCAAGAATGCCATTTTCGTATTCCCTGAAGGTCCCAAAAACGCACCGGATTCTTTTGGGGGCAAACTGGAAGAAGCTGACATCTTCAAAGGGTTGGTTACTGAGATCTTGAATTTGCTTTTTCTTGAGGGCAAGATCACTTCCAAGGTTCCGGGTAAGATCGTCTTAGCTGGACACAGTGGGGCTTATCGGGTAATATCAACTATTCTGGATCGGGGTGGCTTGTCCGCTACTGTTCGGGAGGTATACCTGTTTGATGCTCTTTATGGCAACCTTGAAATGTATACTGTTTGGCTCAAACAATATGATGGCAGGTTGGTAAACATTATCACGCCAGATGGCGGAACATATGACAATAGCCTTGTTTTTCTGGAAGATCTGGCTGGCCTGGGTCTTCCTTTTCAAAAGTATATTAAAAATGAAATTTCTGTAGTAGAATTGACCAAAGCCAGAACCATTTCAGTCTTTACCACCCTGGGGCACAGTCAGGTAATCAATCCATTTTTTGAGTTATTGTTAAGTTCCAGTCAGTTAGGAGATATTGACCGACAGACCAGGGAGTAATGCCATCTTCAGAAATGCCGATGGAACGTCAGGTATTTCTCTGGGATCAGAGACGAAAGTAGGTGAATGCTGTCTTGGAAACAACCTCATCAATCTACTCTAGAATATGGGAGTTAAAACGATGGGATAAACCCAAATCTTTAATTGACAAACCAAGTTTTCTAAACAACCATCAAGGGAATTGGAAACTAAACGATATTTAGCTTACTTAATAATCAAAAAATAGAGCGAGTTATGCAGGAAGTTGATTTATACCCGCCCCTGAAAAAGTACCTGGTCAAACAGGGCTACCAGGTAAAAGGTGAAGTACAAAACTGTGATGTCGTTGCTATACGTGAGCCAAAATCAATTGTAGTCATCGAACTTAAATTAACGCTCAATCTAACGGTGCTGCTCCAGGCGGTAGATCGGATAAAGATCACAGACACAGTCTATATTGGCGTTCCCACGGGTCTTGCTGTCTTAAAAAAACAACGTAAAAAGATTGTTAAACTGATGCGAATGTTGGGTCTCGGACTGATCGTGATCGATCCAAAAGCCCGGGTCGGCAATGTTGATGTTCTTTGTGATCCCGGCGCGTACAGGCCCCGCCAGGTAAGTAAACAGACCAAGCGGCTTTTGGGAGAATTTCAGCAACGGGTCGGCGATCCAAATCCAGGCGGTAGCAACAGCCAGAGAGGGTTAATGACTGCTTATCGACAGAAGGCATTGTCCATAGCAGAATATTTAAGTCAACATGATGCAACCAAGGCTGCCGTTGTAGCACAATCATTGTCTGAGCCAAAAACCCGACTGATCCTGTACAATAATGTTTATGGTTGGTTTGATCGCCTGGGAAAGGGAGTTTATAACTTGTCACCTCGAGGAAAAGATGAGTTGCCCGATTGGCTGGCTCGCAACCGTTGATCTGCGATATTCAGGGCTCCACCCGCAGGATTTCCCCCGCTTCGATTTGTCTGAAAACATCATGCAGAAAAGCCACGTAGATCTCTTCCGTTTTCCGTTTCTCTGTATGAAATGGATAAACGGGCAGCAGCAGGGCTTCCACCCATTTTGTGGTGGTGGCGCTGCGTGTATAGGACTTCTTCAAGCGTCCTTCACTGTCAAAAACATCAACCGCAAGATAGTATTCCTGTGTATAGGGTATGGGTAGAAGTGTAAGCGAAAGCACTGACCCCAAGGTACCTAGAAAGTACTTACTAAAAGACTTCTCCTGGCGGAATTCCATGGTCATGCGCAGCTTATAGTTGGCCATGAGCGAATCTTTTAAAGCGATCCGTTTCGGGTCAGACATATCTGATGAAAATTCAGTATAGGCAGCATAGCGACGTAGATTTGATAGTTCGTGAGTTGCATCCAGCAGAATGTCATCATAGCCACCGAGTATCTGATGACGATTCTGAAGTTTTGGTATGGCATCCAGTCCTTTTGTCTGCACCAGATGTTTTGATATAAACAGCACATCCACTGGATCAGCACCAATGGTTTTCTTTTTTTCCAAACCGCTGTGACCCTCAATATCTGATCTGAAGGTGGCACATCCCGTGGTTAACAAAGCCACAGCTATCATCACGCTTAAGAACCTCACAGTTGTTTTCATAAATTCCTCCCAGTGATTTAACGGTTAGTGATCATGAATATCTAAATACTACCTCAAAGCTCACCCTTTATATCATTTTCAGTACAGTAAAAATGGAAAAGATGAAGGATATATGGAGAATTTGGAACTGAATATGGTATTAGTCCTCATTAGAATTCAGGCCTGGTTTAAGTAAGATGATGCCACTGGTCAATAGGGGACCAATAAACAGGATGATAACCATTCCTCTTCCTCTTTCCAGGGGGGTTGGTCCAATTATTTCGTAAAGTCCAAAAAAATAGAAAAAGAACAGGGCTGCAGCAATCAGGAGGCTTCCGGCAGCTTTTGGCCAGCGTCTCGCTATATAAGCCAGCAGAAAAAATGGTATGACAACCAGAGACTGCATAAACAAGGCCACCGGGCTCATTATATTACTCACTACTGTGAAGATCAGCCAAACGACACCAAAGGCCACCAGAGTTCCCCTAGCCGGATGCCAATCCATTTGATTCAGAAGTTTATTCAGCATGGTCTTCCTCCTTCAATGCAAACAATTCCTCCACCGAAGCACCCAAAACCTGGGATATCTGCAATGCCAATCCGACAGAGGGCGTGTAGCGCTTCCTTTCGATGGAGAGGATGGTTTGGCGTGTGGTTCCCACTCTTTCGGCCAGCTGTTCCTGAGTGAGACCACCGGCTTTTAAACGGAACAATTTCAACTGGTTATTTATATCGTACTTGGGTCGCATACTTGTGAATATACAATAAACTATACATTATGGAAAGTTTATTTTACATTTGATAATCTTTTTTTTACAATATGAAGATTTCTCTTATATTATTAGATGCGCATAACACGAACCATTCAGATCTCCAGGCTGTTTTGGGATATCAGTTTTCGATGAATTACCAATTCGGAATATTCAGCGGGTTGCTTTTCTCATCATTTCTGATTAGTCTGTCGGTCGCCATTTATTCCTTAAAACAGCGTCAGGTTAAAAGCGGCTTTTATTTGATGCTGTTAGCCGCCGCCATCGCTGAGTGGGCACTGGCAGGCTTCTTTGAAGCAGCAGCAACCCAACTTGCGCATAAAATTCTCTGGTCCCAGATCTCCTATCTCGGCATTGTATTCACTCCACCACTCTATCTTATCTTTGCTTTATCGTATGGTCAACACACACGCCTGATCACCAAACGGAATATCATTATCGCATCAATTATTCCAGTTTTATCGCTACTGATGGCCATCACGAATGATCTGCATCATTGGATCTGGATCAATGTATCGATCTCCACTGAAGGGAATATTGGGCTTTATGACCATGGATTCTGGTTCCTGATCCATATCGCCTATTCCTATACAATGATACTGGCCGGAATGATCATTATCATCAGGACCGTAAAACGGGGACCATCCCTTTTCCGCAGTCAAATGCTGATCATGATCCTTGGTGCAGCCCTGCCCTTATTGGCCAATTTTATCTATGTGTTTGGTGCAAACCCAATACCGGGGCTGGATTGGACACCCCTGGCCTTTGGCGTTTCCGGTCTACTCATGGGTATCGGGATCTTTCGCTACAATATCCTCAATACCATACCCATTGCTCGGAACATCCTGGTAGAAACTATGCATGATGGTGTTTTAGTGATCGATCCAAATGATCGGGTGTTGGATATCAATCCCAGTATGACCATGATCATTGATCGAACCTCGATCCAGGTTATTGGGGAACCTCTATCTGAGGTGCTTTCCGAATGGCCGGAGGCACTGGCCTGTATTAATGAGCATTTCGAGACCCAGACCAACATATCCAAGATCTCAACTGATCAACAAGAACACTATGACTTTCAAGTAACCAGAATTGTCAATTTAGATGGCAGTAATATTGGTCGTCTCGTGGTTTGTCGGGATAATACTGAAAAGATCACCGCTCAATTGGATCTGGCAGAGAGTCAGATCCGCCTGAAAACACTTTCAAATGCCGCCACAGAAGCCATTTTCATCTCAGAGAAAGGCATCTGTCTGGAGTTGAACCGAACTGCCGAGCGAATGTTCGGATACTCCCTGGCAGAAGCCATTGGCAAATCAAGTACAGATTGGATAATTCCTGAGCATCGTGACCGGTTTTTGGAAAATATACAATCAGGATTTGACGGTCCTTACGAGGTTACCGCACTGCGTAAAGACGGTTCTACTTTCCTGTCTGATGTTCGAGCCAAATTGATGCAGTACAAAGGGCGGAAAGTGCACATTACTATTCTCCGTGATATCACTGAGCGAAAACATGCAGAAGAACGAAAAGAGCAAGCTCTGCTTGAAGCCCACAGCGCCAACAAGGTAAAAGATCAGTTCATTGCGAATATTTCCCATGAGTTCCGCACGCCTCTCACCAGCATCAATGGCTTTATCAGTCACCTTAAGCATTCTCTCGAGAAAAAACTGGAACCGGAGGAATTGGATTCATTCATGTTTATCAACCAAAGCAGTGAGCGCCTGTTACAAACGGTTGATGAGATATTAAGCGTTTCCCAACTGGAAGCAGGATCACTGCAACTGACCCCCCGCTTGTTTCATCTGGGTCAGCTTATTCATTTGATCTGTGTTGAGTTGCGTCCTCAAGCACATGCAAAAGGGCTTGAAATTAATTGTTTAGATACGGTAGATGATGATAATATCTGGTTTGATGAGTACTCTACCAAACAGGCCATTCATAACATTATACAGAATGCAATTAAGTACACCGATGAAGGCAACGTTACTGTCAAACTTGATCGCGTGGACAAACAATTGATACTCACTATCTCGGATACAGGGATCGGCATTTCTGATGAATATCATGAACGTATATTTCAACCATTCAGCCAGGAAAGTGAGGGATTTACCAAGCGTTATCAGGGAATTGGACTGGGTCTGGCTCTGGCAAAGAGATTTCTGGATTTGAACCAGGTTCAACTCGAGGTGAAGAGTAAAAAAGGTGAGGGTTCAACCTTTAAGCTGACTTTCCCGGAAAATCTGGAATCCCACAGGTAAATCCAAATTAGTCTAGAATCTGATCAACCTTTTCGCGTCGTTGATCTTTAAGGGCGTGATGATTCCCAAAGTTTATCTAAAATTGATCGAGGACTTACGTGCTTAACAGCATTTCTATATATTAACACGATTTGTCACCGTTCAACGCTTGCAATAACAACATGTTAGTTATGCTATGATACATTCCTTTTCTGCACTATACTGCTGGTCGCATTAGAATCAGGTTCGAATAAATGCCCGGTAATATCGCAAACTACTTAGTGAGAGTGCCGTTCCGATAGTGTAATAACCTGGAGTCTTCAGAATCATGGGAATGAGACCGGATTGTCTCACATAAATCCCCATAGACATCATAATAATGATCAATACATAGCTGTGCCAAGCCTGGAACGCAAATACGGAGGCCTGCGCCTCCATTTCATCAATCCGCTGGATGTTCTTACTGACGATTCGGGTAAACCCGAACAGGGCAACCATAATTCCAGGTATAATTCCAGCCACGATGATTAACCAATGGGGTTCATAATGTAGATCCTGTAACCAGCGGGTGGCCAGGGAAATCAACATTAGTCCCACGCCGCTCCACATGATTCCGGAGACCAGCAAAAGGTATTTTTTAGGAACGGATAGGATAGATTTCATAACTCTGCCTGTAATTATGCCAATCTTACTTCAAACTTAGAACCAGCTAACCCACCCCTGATCCCCTGGACGGAACTATGATTACCTGAAGACTTCTGCTTGAATACTTGGAATATGATAGAGTTTGATTTGATAATGAGAGGGTTAAACATATCGGGGCAGATAATAATACCTGCCCCGAAAATCAAGCTTTTTGCACCTTCAACCTATTTTTCGCCGCGTTTTAAACCCCACATGTATGAAAATCCTGTGAGAAACAGGAGCGGTGCCAGGATCATCAACACAAATTCAGGTGAGAAAAACAAGAGTTGTTTTCCAGCTGTGAGAAAACCCAGTGCGATTCCACCAAGACCGATCAGTGTGCCACCAACGGTTACCCAATAAAAACACTTGCTCATATCACCATTTTTTACCGCCATGATGGGAATAAAAAAGATGGTCAGACCGGCAATGCTATGAAAGACAGGATAGACAATCTTGGCGAAAGTACCCATATCCATGATTTTACCCATACCAATCAGGATGAGGCCCAAAGCCATAACACCCAGATATAGTTTTTCTTTGTCTGGATAAAACCGGGCAACCAGTCCGCTGGCAAATGAAAATGGAATAAGCGTAGCAACAATCGCTACAAACTTACTTGTCCCACTACCGCCTCCCAATAAACCAAGTATGTTCCAACCCATAAAGATCAATAGTACACCCGAAACAAATAGGACTGCAAATGAAACCATATAGTAGTAATTAGCTATATGTTTGGTGGCTTCGTCTTTTTGTTGACCCATGAGTATCCAGATCGCATAAAGTGCAACCAATCCAGTTGCCAGTAAAACTGCTTGATCAAACAAATTCATTTCCATCTTTTCTCTCCTCTTCCTTTAAACCCGTTTTTTGAAATTCATGCGCTCTTTAACCAGTCACGCAATTATATTTGGTAAAATTTATCGACTACCAATACCCACCGAAAATGCGAATACTGCCAAGAGTAGTACCCCGGGGAAAATCGTATAGATTTGATCTTTGGTCAGGATCGGTTTTCCAGATTTAAGGAATGCCAGAGCCATCCCACCAATGGCAACCAATCCTGTTCCCACACTGATGCCTAAGTAGCCTGGGTTAACAGTACTCTGAAGAACCAAGACAAGGGGCATAATAAACAACACAAGACCCGTCAGCCCATGCAGCAGAATCTGAAATAACATGGCCGATTTCGCCTGATCTCGTAGTTTTTGGATCGCCAGGCCAGCATATAGAATTGAGACAAGGCTCCCATAAGCCAAATGGTAAGCCGGTAAAAAAACCGCTACCATGCCTATGGAAAATCCAAGGGGTAGTGTACTGGCTGCCAGAGCTGCAGTGGGATGTTCGATGATATCAACACCCATGAGCAGCATCAGTAAAGCGGACACTAAAAAGATACCGTACGAAAAAGTGTAGTATGTAATGGGTATGGTTCCACAATTTTCGATTCCGCTGACGATCTGAACGCCAGCCACGATAGCGACTAGCAATAAAATAATTCTATTAACATTAACCATAGGTTTTAACGCGCTCCCAGGATAACCACAAACATACTGGTCATCATAAATAGTGATGCATATTTAAAAAGGCCGAAATTAATCCTTTCCGAGGCTGTGAATATAGTACTTACTGCCAGTCCGAGCAAGCCTACAGCCAGCACAGCGATAAGTCTCAGATAGCCCGCTCCCAGATCCATCATAATTCCTGATAGCAACATACTGGTAGCTGCAATAAAGCTGGAAACGGAAATGATCACCCGGGTGATTCCCTCCCCGTAAGTTGAGGGGAAAGTTGGCACGCCGGCTGAAGCATAATCATCAGCATATTTAATGCTAAAAGTCAGTATGTGGGTCGGAATCCAGAACAATATCCCAAACATGAAGAAAATACCAACCGCATCAATACTGCCTACACCAAAGGCTCGTCCGGCCAGGATCGGCATCCCGCCTGATATACCACCCCAGACGATGGACCAGGCTGTTTTTCGTTTGAGCCAGATGGTATAGACCACCACATCGAAGAATAAGCCACCAAAAATAATCAGAGCATACAACAGATCCAGATAGGCAGCCCAAAATAAACCAATCGCTGAAAGACCCAGACCAACACCCCAGGCTTCACGAGGTTTAATCAGACCCATCGGAAGGGGACGGTGTTTTGTGCGGTTCATCTTGGCATCAATATCCCGATCCCAAACCATATTTAGTATGGTAGAACCACTCACGACCAAAAACAGACTGCCGATAACACTCAATATTGTGGTCAGATTATAGATTGGACACCTGGCTGAAACGTAACCGGTTAACCCGGTTAAAACCAGCAGGCCGGTCTGGAGACTTTTAATGAGGGGCCAGTAATGTTTATACTTGGTTAAGATAAATGTCATCTTTCTCTATTCATTGGAATTGATCTGCTTCAATTCAATATACATCCCGACCTGAAAGAAAAAAGCCTGCATAGATCTTTAGTCAAAACCTATGCAGACTGGATAGTTTGAGAATCTGGTAATTATGCTGTCAGGCACTGATCCATTGGACGCATGTCCAACCTCATTATTAAAAAATTCTCAACATTTTGCTTACTCGCTTTTGACGGAATCTGCTGGTGCAGCTTCCATTTCCACTACAGGATTCCGGGCACACCTAAACCCCAGGCTCATGCTGGTATGTTCGGGACCAGCACTATC from Candidatus Neomarinimicrobiota bacterium carries:
- a CDS encoding histidine kinase N-terminal 7TM domain-containing protein, which encodes MNYQFGIFSGLLFSSFLISLSVAIYSLKQRQVKSGFYLMLLAAAIAEWALAGFFEAAATQLAHKILWSQISYLGIVFTPPLYLIFALSYGQHTRLITKRNIIIASIIPVLSLLMAITNDLHHWIWINVSISTEGNIGLYDHGFWFLIHIAYSYTMILAGMIIIIRTVKRGPSLFRSQMLIMILGAALPLLANFIYVFGANPIPGLDWTPLAFGVSGLLMGIGIFRYNILNTIPIARNILVETMHDGVLVIDPNDRVLDINPSMTMIIDRTSIQVIGEPLSEVLSEWPEALACINEHFETQTNISKISTDQQEHYDFQVTRIVNLDGSNIGRLVVCRDNTEKITAQLDLAESQIRLKTLSNAATEAIFISEKGICLELNRTAERMFGYSLAEAIGKSSTDWIIPEHRDRFLENIQSGFDGPYEVTALRKDGSTFLSDVRAKLMQYKGRKVHITILRDITERKHAEERKEQALLEAHSANKVKDQFIANISHEFRTPLTSINGFISHLKHSLEKKLEPEELDSFMFINQSSERLLQTVDEILSVSQLEAGSLQLTPRLFHLGQLIHLICVELRPQAHAKGLEINCLDTVDDDNIWFDEYSTKQAIHNIIQNAIKYTDEGNVTVKLDRVDKQLILTISDTGIGISDEYHERIFQPFSQESEGFTKRYQGIGLGLALAKRFLDLNQVQLEVKSKKGEGSTFKLTFPENLESHR
- a CDS encoding protoheme IX farnesyltransferase, which translates into the protein MTFILTKYKHYWPLIKSLQTGLLVLTGLTGYVSARCPIYNLTTILSVIGSLFLVVSGSTILNMVWDRDIDAKMNRTKHRPLPMGLIKPREAWGVGLGLSAIGLFWAAYLDLLYALIIFGGLFFDVVVYTIWLKRKTAWSIVWGGISGGMPILAGRAFGVGSIDAVGIFFMFGILFWIPTHILTFSIKYADDYASAGVPTFPSTYGEGITRVIISVSSFIAATSMLLSGIMMDLGAGYLRLIAVLAVGLLGLAVSTIFTASERINFGLFKYASLFMMTSMFVVILGAR